One Terriglobales bacterium genomic region harbors:
- a CDS encoding carbohydrate ABC transporter permease gives MPRGHARSVGYGVARWAVLAVFGILLAFPFYWMFVTTFKQTADLYTLQNNPFKFNMPPTLEHLKLLFLQTKYMVWVTNTAIVGGIVVGITLVLALPAAYALTRLTGRWGQRIGVAIFLTYLVPPTLLFIPLSRVVAILGLQDTIWAVVLVYPTFTVPFSIWLLMGFFKSIPRELEDAAMVDGLTRLGAFIKLVVPISLSGILTVVIFTFTLVTQEFVYALTFISTENSQMLSVGVPTFLVRGDVYFWGSLMAACLIASVPIAILYNLFLDRFIAGFTVGAVK, from the coding sequence ATGCCGCGCGGACATGCTCGCAGCGTCGGTTACGGCGTCGCGCGCTGGGCGGTGCTGGCAGTGTTCGGCATCCTGCTGGCGTTCCCGTTCTACTGGATGTTCGTCACCACCTTCAAGCAGACGGCCGATCTGTATACGCTGCAGAACAATCCTTTCAAGTTCAACATGCCGCCGACGCTGGAACACCTGAAACTCCTGTTCCTGCAGACCAAGTACATGGTGTGGGTGACGAACACGGCGATCGTGGGCGGGATCGTGGTCGGCATCACGCTGGTGCTGGCACTGCCGGCGGCGTATGCGCTCACCCGCCTGACCGGGCGCTGGGGCCAGCGCATCGGGGTCGCCATCTTCCTCACCTACCTCGTCCCGCCGACCTTGCTGTTCATTCCTCTTTCCCGCGTGGTGGCGATCCTCGGACTCCAGGACACCATCTGGGCGGTGGTGCTGGTGTACCCGACTTTCACGGTGCCCTTCTCCATCTGGCTGCTGATGGGATTTTTCAAGTCCATCCCGCGCGAACTGGAAGACGCCGCCATGGTGGACGGCTTAACGCGGTTGGGGGCGTTCATCAAGCTGGTGGTTCCGATTTCGCTGTCGGGCATCCTGACGGTGGTGATTTTCACGTTTACCCTGGTGACCCAGGAATTCGTTTACGCGCTGACCTTCATCTCCACCGAAAACAGCCAGATGCTGAGCGTGGGCGTGCCCACCTTCCTGGTGCGCGGGGACGTCTATTTCTGGGGCTCACTGATGGCCGCCTGCCTGATCGCCAGCGTCCCGATCGCGATCCTTTACAACCTCTTTCTCGATCGTTTCATCGCCGGCTTTACCGTCGGCGCGGTGAAGTAG